The stretch of DNA TTTACCTGGCCGGGCCCGCACTCCACCAGATCACGTCGCCGCAGCCGGGGTTGCGCGTGGGTGGCGAGCAGGCGGTGGAGCTGACGTGGCAGGCCGAGGGCGACGCCGATGAGACCTGGGTTGATGGCGAGGCGTTTGACGATGTGCAGGTGAGCGGGGCGATGCGTTACGTGGTGGAGCCGGCGCAGCTGGAGCGTGAGCTTCACGAGGTGGAGGATAACGAGTTTGAGGTGGTGCGTCTGAATCGCATGGCGATCGAGGGCGGAGCGCCGGGCTCGGAGATCACCATCGCCGTCAAGCAGGAGGTCGAGGTGTTGGTGGAGCCCGCTTCGCCCTGATGAGCGTGCGTGACGTGTGCGATTAAAAAAGCCCCGGCGCTTATGCGTCGGGGCTTTTTTTGTGGGGCTGGTGGGTCAGGGGGTGAAGCGGCCCAGGGTGAGCCCGAGCCCCAGGTGGGCGACGGGGGCGCAGGCGCTCAGCAGCAAGAGTGCGCTGAGGGCCAGGAGAACGAGGCGATGCAACACCATAAAAAGAGCATCCGGAGAGAGGCATATACATCAGGGAAGGCCGGGCCCCGGCGCGTGCGCGCCGGGGCGCCGAGGATAGCAAGTTCGCCGGTGAAAGGTCAGCTCTCGGAGGCCGGGGCCCGACCGGTCAAGAGTTGCAGGGCGCGGAAGAGGTCGGTGCGGGTGATGATGCCCAGAAAGGGGCCTCCGGAGGGGCGCACGAGCACCCGGGGGGACTCCTGACGCGACATCATCTCCAGGAGCTCCGAGGCCGAGGCGTCGGGATCGATGCTCTCGGGCAGGTCGCTCATATGCTCGGCGATGGTGTCCTCGGGGGCGGCGCGCTGGAGGTTGTTGAGAGTGATCAGGCCCAGGAACGAGCCGCTCTCATCGTGCACCGGGTAGGCATGGCGCGCGTCACGGAGCATGCGTTTGAGGAGCACTTCGACGGGCATTTCGGCGGGGACCGACTCGATGGGGGAGCTCATCAGGGCGCTCACCGGGACGTTGCGCAGCAGGTCGTCGGCGAGCTCAAAGCGGGCCTCGGCGGCCACGGCGATGTAGACGAAGACGGCGATGAGGATCAGGAAAATGTTGAGGCTCAAAAGCCCGAAGATGCCCAGAATGATGGCGAGCACGCGGCTGATCGTGGCGGCGATCTGGGTGGCGCGGGGGCGGTCCATGCGCAGGGCCAGCAGCGAGCGCAGCACGCGCCCGCCGTCCAGGGGCAGGGCGGGGATGAGGTTGAAGGTGGCCAGGGCCACGTTCATGAAGGTGGTGTAGGCCACCACAAAGTAGAGGGCACCCCAGTCGGTGGGGATGAGCAAGAGGGCCAGGGCGCCCAGGGCTGCCAGGGCGAAGCTGGTGATGGGGCCGGCGATGGCTACCAGGGCCTCGGCGCCGCGCTGCCGGGGGATTTTTTTGAAGTGGGCCATGCCCCCCAAAAGCCACAGGGTGATGCGTTCGGTCTCCACGCCGAAGCGTCGGGCGACGAGGGCGTGGCCGAGCTCGTGGATGACGACGCTGATAAAGAGGGCCACCGCGGCGATCAGGCCCAGTACGTAGGGGAGGAGACCCTGGTCGAGGGCGTCGGCATCGATGGGGAGCCCGACCAGGTCGATGAAGGGGACGAGCTGGTTGCCGATGAGCCAGGCCAGGAGGGGCAGGATGAGGAGAAAGGTCAGATCGAGGTAGAGCGGAATGCCCAGCAGGCGAAAAGGCAGGCGCAGGGCGTGCTTGAACATCGTCGACTCCCGGGCCGAAGAAGGTCGTGTGAACTCAAGGCGAAGATCGGCACGGGGCGCCAACGCCCAACTTTTGGCGGCGCCTGTCTCGAAGGGGCGAATCGGCGGTGGGCCAGTATGGATGCGCCTGAACGCGAGTATTTTAAATTGAAGTAGGGTCGATCAGGAGGTGATCGCGTGTGGTTTAAATTGAAGGAAGGTCGATCAGGCGCTGATCGCGTCTCTCTGCAGCGTGGCGACACGCGATCAGGTGCTGATCGCGTGTGGTTGAGATTGAAGGAAGAGTGATCAGGAGGTGATCGAGCAATTTTTAATCTGAAGGAAGGTCGATCAGGAGGTGATCGGGCAATTTTTATTCTGAAGAAAGGGCGATCAGGAGGTGATCGCGTCTCTCTGCAGCGTGGCGACGCGCGATCAGGAGGTGATCGCGTCTCTCTGCAGCGTGGCGACACGAGAACAGGAGGTGATCGCGTCTCTCTGCAGCGTGGCGACACGAGAACAGGAGGTGATCGCGCGAGGTTTAAATTGAAGGAAGGTCGATCAGGAGGTGATCGGGCAAATTTTAATCTGGAGAAAGGTCGATCAGGAGGTGATCGCGTCTCTCTGCAGCGTGGCGACGCGCGATCAGGAGGTGATCGCGTCTCTCTGCAGCGTGGCGACACGAGATCAGGAGGTGATCGCGCGAGGTTTCGCCGGCGAGGAGGTCGATCGGGTGCTGGGGAGATCGTCTTTAGAACTGGCCGATGACGCCGGCGCCGGCGCTGGCCGGGATACGAAAGCTCAGCCCGATGCTGATCGCGCTGTAGCCCGGCTGCGTCAGTCCGCGGGTCGCCTCCACAAAAAGCCCGTAGGCGTCCTCGCCATAGCTCAGGGAGCTGCCGCAGAAGAAGGACCCATCGGAGCGGGCCTCGCATTCCGAACTCACCGCGTCCGTAAAACT from Lujinxingia litoralis encodes:
- a CDS encoding site-2 protease family protein; amino-acid sequence: MFKHALRLPFRLLGIPLYLDLTFLLILPLLAWLIGNQLVPFIDLVGLPIDADALDQGLLPYVLGLIAAVALFISVVIHELGHALVARRFGVETERITLWLLGGMAHFKKIPRQRGAEALVAIAGPITSFALAALGALALLLIPTDWGALYFVVAYTTFMNVALATFNLIPALPLDGGRVLRSLLALRMDRPRATQIAATISRVLAIILGIFGLLSLNIFLILIAVFVYIAVAAEARFELADDLLRNVPVSALMSSPIESVPAEMPVEVLLKRMLRDARHAYPVHDESGSFLGLITLNNLQRAAPEDTIAEHMSDLPESIDPDASASELLEMMSRQESPRVLVRPSGGPFLGIITRTDLFRALQLLTGRAPASES